A single genomic interval of Daucus carota subsp. sativus chromosome 1, DH1 v3.0, whole genome shotgun sequence harbors:
- the LOC108203490 gene encoding protein transport protein SEC24 A, giving the protein MGTEDPSRKNFPYRPAASPFSSPQSTMPFLSSPPVVGSQGPIGGSNSSSVRPSTTPASQTSPFISSRPAVGPEPSNFRPGPPVRSTTPFMNPSQPSYSQTPAGPFQRAPGQQFPSNTQVPPPRTSPMGQQASPMPTNHSAASYTSMPALQNPNYQSSAESSYFARPNLQQSSPSMRPYFAPGTQPNAAAQTAPVPSASFLNHQNNYVQPPPVAPTPFISPQHGYAPPPPGATLGPYSMDKIRAPSSTASLGPAQGLAEDFNSLSIGSVPGSFDPGLDSKALPRPLDGDLEPKSYAEMYPLNCNSRYLRLATSAIPNSQSLASRWHLPLGAVVCPLAEAPTGEEVPIVNFATTGIVRCKRCRTYINPYVTFTDGGRKWQCNICTLLNEVPGDYFAPLDAGGRRIDLDKRPELVKGSVEFVAPTEYMVRPPMPPLYFFLIDVSISAVRSGVIEVVAQTIKSCLDTLPGYPRTQIGFITFDSTIQFYNMKSSLTQPQMMVVSDLEDIFVPLPDDLLVNLSESRSVVDAFLDSLPSMFQDNVNVESAFGPALKAAYMIMNQLGGKLLIFQNTLPSLGVGRLRLRGDDLRAYGTDKEHALRTPEDPFYKQMAAEFTKYQIAVNIYAFSDKYTDIASIGTLAKYTGGQVYYYPNFQATIHKERLQHELARDLTRETAWEAVLRIRCGRGVRFTSYHGNFMLRSTDLLALPAVDCDKAYAMQLCLEETLLTTQTVYFQVALLYTSSSGERRIRVHTAAAPVVADLGEMYRQADTGAIISLLGRLAIEKSLTSKLEDARNSIQLRIVKALKEYRNLYAVQHRVGSRMIYPESLKFLPLYGLALYKSTALRGGYADAQLDERCAAGFTMMALPVKKLLKLLYPNLIRIDECLLKADALESTWKKVPLAADSLDPTGLYVYDDGFRFVVWFGRQLLPDIARNLLGEDYTTDYSRVSLYEHDNAMSRKLMKILKTFRETDPSYYQLCHLVRQGEQPREGFFLLVNLVEDQVGGMNSYLDWILQIHRQIQQNA; this is encoded by the exons ATGGGGACTGAAGATCCTAGCCGTAAAAATTTCCCGTACAGGCCTGCTGCATCACCATTCTCATCGCCGCAAAGTACAATGCCTTTCTTATCATCTCCTCCAGTGGTCGGATCCCAGGGGCCCATTGGTGGATCAAATTCTTCTTCCGTTAGGCCATCCACGACACCTGCTTCTCAGACATCTCCTTTTATATCCTCAAGACCTGCAGTTGGACCAGAACCCTCAAATTTCAGACCTGGGCCACCAGTAAGATCTACTACCCCATTTATGAATCCATCCCAACCATCTTATAGCCAGACTCCTGCAGGACCTTTTCAACGTGCCCCTGGACAACAATTTCCCTCAAACACCCAAGTGCCCCCACCACGCACTTCACCTATGGGTCAGCAGGCTTCTCCCATGCCAACTAATCATTCTGCAGCTTCTTATACATCCATGCCAGCTTTACAAAACCCAAATTATCAATCATCTGCGGAATCATCTTATTTTGCTCGGCCAAATTTGCAGCAATCTTCACCCTCAATGAGGCCTTATTTTGCTCCAGGCACGCAACCTAATGCAGCTGCACAGACTGCACCAGTACCATCAGCATCCTTTCTTAATCACCAAAATAATTATGTTCAACCACCTCCAGTAGCACCCACCCCTTTTATCTCTCCTCAACATGGTTATGCCCCACCTCCTCCAGGTGCAACTTTAGGCCCATATTCGATGGATAAAATACGAGCTCCAAGCTCTACAGCCTCTTTGGGACCTGCTCAGGGTTTAGCAGAAGATTTCAACTCATTATCTATCGGTTCTGTTCCAGGTTCTTTTGATCCAGGACTTGATTCTAAGGCGTTGCCTCGGCCATTAGATGGTGATTTGGAACCAAAAAGTTATGCTGAAATGTATCCGCTAAACTGCAATTCTCGATATCTAAGACTTGCGACTAGTGCTATACCGAATTCCCAGTCTTTAGCTTCCAGGTGGCATCTGCCCCTTGGAGCTGTTGTTTGTCCTCTCGCAGAAGCTCCTACTGGG GAGGAAGTGCCAATTGTTAATTTTGCTACAACGGGTATTGTTCGGTGTAAAAGATGCCGCACGTATATCAACCCTTATGTGACTTTTACTGATGGTGGCAGAAAGTGGCAATGCAACATATGTACTTTGCTTAATGAGG TGCCTGGTGATTATTTTGCCCCTCTGGATGCTGGTGGGAGAAGAATCGACTTGGATAAACGTCCTGAACTTGTTAAGGGTAGTGTTGAATTTGTTGCTCCAACAGAATACATGGTGCGACCGCCGATGCCACCACTATATTTCTTCCTTATTGATGTATCAATATCTGCTGTTAGAAGTGGAGTTATTGAG GTGGTGGCACAAACTATCAAGTCTTGCTTGGATACTCTACCTGGTTATCCTAGAACTCAGATCGGTTTCATAACTTTTGATAGCacaatacaattttataatatgaag TCATCTTTGACACAGCCTCAAATGATGGTGGTGTCAGATCTAGAGGATATATTTGTTCCCTTGCCGGATGATCTTCTTGTCAATTTGTCAGAATCCAGAAGTGTAGTTGATGCCTTTCTGGATAGTCTGCCTTCCATGTTTCAGGACAATGTTAATGTAGAATCAGCTTTTGGTCCAGCTCTAAAAGCCGCATATATGATTATG AATCAACTTGGTGGTAAAttgttaatttttcaaaatacacTGCCATCTCTTGGCGTTGGTCGCTTAAGGTTGCGTGGTGATGATCTTCGGGCTTATGGAACAGATAAAGAACATGCACTAAGAACACCAGAAGATCCATTTTATAAACAGATGGCTGCTGAATTCACCAAGTACCAGATCGCAGTAAACATATATGCGTTTAGTGATAAGTACACTGATATAGCTTCTATAG GAACTTTAGCAAAATATACTGGTGGCCAGGTTTATTATTATCCAAACTTCCAGGCTACCATTCACAAAGAAAGGTTACAACACGAGTTAGCAAGGGATTTGACTAGAGAAACTGCCTGGGAAGCTGTACTGCGGATAAGATGTGGAAGAG GTGTGCGTTTCACGTCTTATCATGGCAACTTCATGTTGAGATCAACTGATTTATTAGCCCTTCCGGCCGTAGATTGTGATAAAGCTTATGCCATGCAGTTGTGTCTTGAGGAGACCTTGCTGACAACTCAGACTGTGTATTTTCAAGTTGCTCTATT ATACACGTCATCATCTGGAGAAAGGCGTATAAGAGTGCATACGGCAGCCGCACCAGTGGTTGCAGATCTAGGAGAAATGTATCGCCAAGCTGATACTGGTGCCATCATTTCCTTGCTTGGTAGATTAG CAATTGAGAAAAGTCTAACTTCTAAGCTGGAAGATGCTCGAAATTCTATACAACTGAGAATTGTTAAAGCTCTCAAAGAATATCGAAATCTCTATGCTGTGCAGCATCGTGTGGGGAGCAGGATGATATATCCAGAATCCTTGAAATTCTTGCCCTTGTATGGATTAGCACTATACAAATCAACAGCACTGCGTGGTGGGTATGCTGATGCTCAACTCGATGAACGGTGTGCAGCAGGATTCACCATGATGGCTTTACCTGTCAAAAAATTATTGAAGCTTCTCTATCCTAATTTGATACGGATAGATGAGTGTCTTCTGAAG gCTGATGCATTGGAAAGCACTTGGAAAAAGGTCCCACTAGCTGCAGACAGCTTGGATCCCACCGGTCTTTATGTTTATGATGATGGTTTTAGGTTTGTAGTATGGTTTGGTAGACAACTTTTACCTGATATTGCAAGGAACCTACTTGGCGAAGACTACACTACAGATTACTCGAGG GTTAGTCTCTACGAGCATGACAATGCAATGTCCAGGAAGCTAATGAAAATACTGAAGACTTTTAGGGAGACTGACCCATCATATTATCAGCTGTGTCATCTCGTGAGACAAGGTGAACAGCCCAGAGAAGGGTTCTTCCTTCTTGTAAACCTGGTTGAGGACCAAGTTGGTGGTATGAATAGCTATCTTGATTGGATCCTCCAAATTCATAGGCAAATTCAGCAAAATGCCTAA
- the LOC108195492 gene encoding pentatricopeptide repeat-containing protein At3g63370, chloroplastic yields MGTAVQVSPLIVHPIFKETHIDTPHKSLNFSKKLVKTQSFRDICKQGSLKEAFVSLSDGLADQKRSQDCFDEHYSLVLELCGSQKALFQGQQIHTRVLKSDHVYDQVFLGTKLVFFYGKCGVFSDARKVFDEMSERSVFTWNAMMGAYVTNGEPFEALELHREMWVSGNSPDAWTFTSVLKACGECIEICHGKQIHGLVIKHGLFTNVFVLNALMAMYTKCRDQNAAMLLFDRMVETKDVVSWNSIISGFNANGQYMKALSSFRDMQVTEIFPTTYTFVITLQACEELVFLNFGKQIHASVLKSSHYADIYVANALIVMYSKCGKMAEAAIIFFDMEVKDNISWNSMLSGLVQNGLYDETREMFREMQKARYEPDKCSVLSMLATSGRLRNIFIGMELHAYTIKNGIDGDLQVGNTLIDMYAKCCKIDNMNNVFNRILFKDGISWTTIIAGYIQNNCHLKAIQFFREALLKRVNVDSMMIGSILQACSRLHCILLVKELHGYTMRRELSDIVQENTFLDLYGECGNVNYAFHLFEQMKIKDVVSWTSMISCYVNNRRANEGLALFLSMIAAGIKSDSVALVSALSAAADLSSLRKGKEIHGFLIRKGFIKEGHVAGSLLDMYACCGAVQNSWKVFSSVDDKDLVLWTTMINAYGMHGYGETAIRLFQMMVGEKILPDHISFLALLYACSHSSLVDEGRKYFKSMICEYKLEPWPEHYVCLVDMLGRANQLDEAFQFVESMEVEPTAAVYCALLNACRIHHNKEGSDLAAKKLLELDPWDPGNYVLISNVYASQGRWDDVEEVRTKMKEKGLKKDPACSWIEVGNNVHTFTAGDKSHPESDKIHRKLASITRRLEIEGGYVAQTNFVLHNVDEKEKVKMLQGHSERLAIAYGLLTNSSGAPIRITKNLRICDDCHYFSKLVSKLYGCEIIARDANRFHHFVGGVCSCRNFW; encoded by the coding sequence ATGGGTACAGCAGTCCAAGTATCACCGTTAATTGTACATCCCATTTTTAAGGAGACCCATATTGACACTCCTCATAAAAGTCTCAATTTTTCGAAGAAACTCGTGAAAACGCAATCTTTTAGAGATATTTGTAAGCAAGGGAGTCTCAAAGAAGCTTTTGTGTCACTTAGTGATGGACTAGCGGATCAAAAGAGAAGTCAAGATTGTTTTGATGAACATTACTCGTTAGTGCTCGAGCTTTGTGGGAGTCAAAAGGCTTTGTTTCAGGGCCAACAAATTCATACCCGTGTTTTGAAATCAGATCATGTATATGATCAAGTGTTTTTGGGAACAAAGCTTGTTTTCTTTTATGGGAAATGTGGGGTTTTTTCCGATGCTcggaaggtgtttgatgaaatgtctgAGAGAAGTGTTTTTACGTGGAATGCGATGATGGGTGCTTATGTGACAAATGGGGAGCCTTTTGAGGCACTGGAATTGCATAGGGAGATGTGGGTTTCTGGGAATTCTCCTGATGCTTGGACTTTTACGTCTGTACTTAAGGCGTGTGGTGAGTGTATAGAGATATGTCATGGGAAACAAATTCACGGGCTTGTTATTAAGCATGGGTTGTTTACAAATGTGTTTGTCTTGAATGCCCTGATGGCTATGTATACCAAGTGTAGGGATCAAAATGCTGCAATGCTGTTATTTGATCGAATGGTTGAGACAAAGGATGTTGTATCATGGAATTCCATTATTTCAGGTTTTAACGCAAATGGGCAATATATGAAAGCACTGAGTAGTTTTAGAGATATGCAAGTCACTGAGATTTTCCCAACCACATATACCTTTGTTATTACTCTGCAAGCTTGTGAAGAGCTGGTGTTTTTGAATTTTGGTAAGCAGATCCATGCTAGTGTACTTAAATCCTCTCATTATGCTGACATTTATGTTGCCAATGCTTTGATAGTGATGTATAGTAAATGTGGTAAAATGGCTGAGGctgcaataattttttttgatatggaAGTAAAGGATAATATTTCATGGAACTCGATGCTATCTGGATTGGTTCAAAACGGTTTGTATGATGAAACTCGTGAAATGTTTCGGGAGATGCAGAAGGCTCGATATGAACCTGATAAGTGCTCAGTTTTAAGTATGCTTGCTACCTCTGGTCGATTGCGAAACATATTCATTGGTATGGAACTTCATGCTTACACTATAAAAAATGGAATAGATGGTGACTTGCAGGTTGGTAACACACTGATTGATATGTATGCAAAATGTTGCAAGATAGATAATATGAACAATGTATTCAATAGAATTCTTTTTAAGGATGGTATATCATGGACTACTATAATTGCGGGTTACATTCAGAACAACTGTCACTTAAAGGCCATTCAATTTTTTCGGGAAGCATTGTTGAAAAGAGTTAATGTTGATTCAATGATGATTGGGAGCATTCTTCAAGCTTGTAGCAGGTTACATTGCATTTTACTTGTTAAAGAACTTCACGGTTATACAATGCGAAGAGAATTATCTGATATTGTGCAGGAGAATACATTTCTGGATCTTTATGGAGAGTGTGGAAATGTAAATTATGCATTTCATCTTTTTGAACAAATGAAAATTAAAGATGTCGTATCCTGGACAAGCATGATATCTTGTTATGTCAATAATAGACGTGCAAACGAGGGTCTAGCACTTTTCCTTTCCATGATAGCAGCAGGCATCAAATCTGACTCAGTTGCACTGGTGAGTGCACTCTCTGCTGCTGCAGATTTATCTTCTTTGAGAAAAGGGAAAGAGATTCATGGATTTTTGATTCGAAAGGGCTTCATTAAGGAAGGTCATGTTGCAGGGTCTCTTTTAGATATGTATGCCTGCTGTGGAGCTGTGCAGAACTCATGGAAGGTGTTTAGTTCTGTTGACGACAAGGACCTAGTTTTGTGGACTACCATGATTAATGCATATGGAATGCATGGCTATGGTGAGACTGCCATTAGATTATTTCAAATGATGGTGGGTGAAAAAATACTCCCAGATCATATAAGTTTTTTAGCACTTCTTTATGCATGTAGTCATTCATCCCTGGTAGATGAAGGCAGGAAGTATTTCAAAAGTATGATTTGTGAATACAAATTAGAGCCATGGCCAGAGCACTATGTTTGTCTGGTTGATATGCTTGGCCGTGCAAATCAACTTGATGAGGCATTCCAGTTTGTCGAGAGTATGGAAGTAGAACCTACTGCTGCTGTCTACTGTGCTCTTCTTAATGCTTGTCGTATACATCACAACAAAGAGGGATCAGATTTAGCTGCAAAAAAACTATTAGAGTTAGATCCGTGGGATCCTGGGAATTATGTGCTTATATCTAACGTATATGCTTCACAAGGTAGATGGGATGATGTAGAAGAAGTGAGAActaaaatgaaagaaaaaggACTAAAGAAAGATCCCGCGTGtagttggattgaagttggcaATAATGTTCATACGTTTACGGCAGGAGACAAGTCTCATCCGGAGTCTGATAAAATCCATCGAAAACTAGCTAGCATTACCAGGAGATTGGAAATAGAGGGAGGGTACGTGGCGCAGACCAACTTTGTGCTACACAATGTAGATGAGAAAGAGAAGGTGAAGATGCTTCAGGGTCATAGTGAAAGATTGGCTATTGCATATGGTCTACTTACAAACTCTAGTGGAGCTCCTATTCGGATAACAAAAAATCTCCGTATTTGTGATGACTGCCATTATTTCAGCAAGCTTGTGTCGAAGTTATACGGATGTGAAATTATAGCAAGAGATGCTAACAGATTTCATCATTTTGTTGGTGGAGTTTGCTCCTGTAGAAATTTCTGGTAA